In one window of Lampris incognitus isolate fLamInc1 chromosome 3, fLamInc1.hap2, whole genome shotgun sequence DNA:
- the kdr gene encoding vascular endothelial growth factor receptor 2 isoform X1 has protein sequence MMAQAVSVIPLLGIILDLHCVAAIELRFMPDPPTLNVTGIQRINKSDNLELSCSGRQYLSWTTPSTSRRVSTSDCSGSGFFCTTLRLTNATANETGEYRCSYKDLEVEDGKTSAAAFVFVHDYKVPFVPSEKEYEVVFIREGERVIIPCRGSVENLNVTLHTKYPKKELYPDGKDCLWDARTGFTVPSHLISYAGVVFCQTHIDSQTFKSPLYIVAVVGYKIHDLTLTPTELRLSVGERLTLSCTANTELNVGIEFNWTHSSQALTSVSGLGAPHTVSHKRKLWNSLELSNMLIVENVTVNHAGEYTCTASSGQMEKSATAFLQVYEKPFIEVKEPWMKVLEVNVGDQTSEYLIPVKYYAYPEPTVKWYKNGQQIRKDDYRIKPRNDALIIRGVTDKDTGNYTVVLTNKITKEEQTRSFQLLVNVPPHIIEKEVAVDTDVYMYGSSPTLRCTAYGIPTPANIQWQWMPLEDCPEAFQVGLSKSSARIKECTKWRDISNSTGQNPVDPIRTETDQLQKKTGSSLKIRKAEVNALYRCLATNKAGQDSRIILFHVTRGLELSVFPSTEPIEADQVVLRCKADRLIYGNLAWFRVTNVSNPERSPSVQPCHSLSLLQQPLPQAMLSGLQGTNVTLELPLPNASRQDEGLYACRVENIKTREKTCLLHHLSLRALEAARILSNLTDQKVNVSTTTTLTCDVAGTPRPTVIWTKNNRTVVKDSGVILSSFNQTLTVKRVKKEDSGLYTCTACNGLGCDTSQAFLTTEGAEEKTNVELIVPIGSVVIAMFFWLLIVFVIRGRKRPSGGDLKTGYLSMILDSEDMPMDEQCERLTYDANKWEFPRDRLKLGDPLGRGAFGQVVEAAAFGIEKATTCTTVAVKMLKEGATSSEYRALMSELKILIHIGHHLNVVNLLGACTKPGGPLMVIVEYCKHGNLSSFLKSKRGEYSPFKKKRMGGQEWVPMEEDVTEGDLGLGNSAHLDICTGTAVCSRTTDTTSIVNLENSEESSDYDHLTMEDLISYSFQVAKGMEFLSSRKCIHRDLAARNILLSENNVVKICDFGLARDVYKDPDYVRKGDARLPLKWMAPETIFDRVYTTQSDVWSFGVLLWEIFSLGASPYPGVCIDELFCRRLKEGTRMRAPDYATTEIYQTMLDCWLDRPTDRPTFTELVEHLGNLLQASAQQDGKDYIPLTTDEIQMSPVNPDPRSPYTGPLSGDTLEPQLHYDNAPILGMLSQQSDRCSRPLSVKTFEDIPVEHSSIMEGHTDSGMSLSPDDMKGLDHQLPRTPNLSQLLRCKSKESLASESSNQTSGYQSGYHSDDTDTPIYANEEVIMKHNMLKKSPLTKTPDKFSVEVRYSTPPV, from the exons ATGATGGCTCAGGCAGTCTCCGTCATCCCACTGCTGGGCATTATTCTGGATCTGCACTGCGTCGCTG CTATAGAACTGCGGTTCATGCCTGATCCCCCAACACTGAACGTCACTGGCATCCAAAGGATAAATAAATCTGATAACCTAGAGCTCAGCTGCAG TGGTCGCCAGTACCTGAGCTGGACCACTCCTTCCACAAGCAGACGAGTCTCCACAAGTGACTGCAGTGGATCAGGGTTCTTCTGCACAACGTTGCGGCTCACCAATGCGACTGCCAATGAGACCGGAGAGTATCGGTGTTCCTACAAAGACCTCGAGGTGGAGGATGGCAAAACGTCAGCAGCTGCTTTTGTGTTTGTCCACG ATTACAAGGTGCCATTTGTGCCGTCTGAGAAAGAATATGAAGTAGTTTTCATCCGTGAAGGAGAACGGGTGATCATACCGTGCCGCGGGTCGGTGGAGAACCTCAATGTGACACTCCATACT aAGTATCCCAAGAAGGAGCTGTACCCAGATGGGAAGGATTGTCTGTGGGATGCCAGGACGGGCTTCACTGTTCCCAGTCACCTGATCAGCTACGCCGGGGTGGTGTTCTGCCAGACTCATATAGACAGTCAGACCTTCAAGTCCCCGCTCTACATTGTTGCTGTCGTTG GATACAAGATCCATGACCTCACCCTGACCCCCACAGAATTGAGGCTGTCTGTGGGGGAGCGGTTGACACTCAGCTGCACCGCCAACACAGAGCTTAATGTGGGCATTGAATTCAACTGGACACACTCCAGTCAGGCCTTG ACTTCAGTGAGTGGTTTGGGGGCACCCCACACGGTATCCCACAAAAGGAAGCTGTGGAATTCTCTGGAACTGTCCAATATGCTTATAGTTGAGAATGTGACGGTGAACCACGCAGGAGAATACACCTGCACTGCATCCAGTGGTCAGATGGAGAAAAGTGCCACAGCTTTTCTGCAGGTGTATG AAAAGCCTTTCATTGAGGTAAAGGAGCCATGGATGAAGGTTTTGGAGGTAAATGTGGGTGACCAGACATCTGAGTACCTCATCCCTGTGAAGTACTATGCCTACCCTGAACCCACTGTTAAATG GTATAAGAATGGCCAGCAAATTCGTAAGGATGACTACAGGATCAAACCAAGAAATGACGCACTCATAATCCGTGGAGTCACTGACAAAGACACGGGGAATTACACCGTTGTTCTGACTAATAAGATCACTAAAGAGGAACAGACTCGCTCCTTCCAGCTATTGGTCAATG TGCCTCCCCATATCATTGAGAAGGAGGTGGCTGTGGACACTGATGTATACATGTATGGTAGCAGCCCCACCCTCAGGTGCACTGCCTATGGAATCCCCACGCCAGCAAACATCCAGTGGCAGTGGATGCCCTTAGAGGACTGCCCAGAGGCCTTCCA GGTTGGTTTGTCAAAGTCTAGCGCCAGGATCAAGGAGTGCACTAAATGGAGAGACATCAGCAATAGCACCGGTCAAAACCCTGTTGACCCAATCAGAACTGAAACTGATCAACTGCAAAAG AAAACTGGTAGTTCTTTGAAGATTCGTAAGGCTGAGGTTAACGCCCTCTATCGATGCCTGGCTACCAACAAAGCAGGGCAGGATTCACGCATCATCCTTTTCCATGTGACAC GTGGCCTTGAGCTAAGTGTGTTCCCATCCACTGAACCCATAGAGGCTGACCAGGTGGTCCTGAGGTGTAAGGCTGACAGGTTGATCTATGGGAACTTGGCATGGTTCCGTGTCACCAACGTCTCTAATCCTGAGCGCAGCCCCTCTGTGCAGCCCTGTCATTCCCTGTCATTGCTCCAGCAGCCCCTCCCCCAGGCCATGCTCTCCGGCCTGCAGGGCACCAACGTGACCCTGGAGCTGCCACTTCCAAATGCATCCCGTCAGGATGAGGGTCTTTATGCCTGTCGGGTGGAAAACATCAAAACCAGAGAGAAGACATGCCTGCTGCACCACCTCTCTCTCAGAG CTCTTGAAGCTGCACGGATCCTGAGTAATCTAACTGACCAAAAAGTGAATGTGAGTACTACGACCACACTAACATGTGATGTCGCTGGTACTCCAAGACCAACTGTGATCTGGACCAAAAACAACCGCACGGTGGTGAAGGACTCAG GAGTGATTCTGAGCAGTTTCAACCAAACTTTGACTGTTAAGCGTGTGAAGAAAGAGGACAGTGGTCTCTACACCTGCACTGCATGTAACGGGCTTGGCTGTGACACCTCACAGGCCTTCTTGACTACTGAAG GTGCAGAGGAAAAGACCAATGTGGAGCTGATTGTTCCTATTGGGTCAGTGGTCATTGCCATGTTTTTCTGGCTGCTCATCGTCTTTGTCATCCGTGGAAGAAAGAGA cCAAGTGGTGGGGATCTGAAGACAGGCTACTTGTCCATGATCCTGGACTCAGAAGACATGCCCATGGATGAGCAGTGTGAGAGGCTCACATATGACGCTAACAAGTGGGAGTTCCCACGGGACAGGCTGAAGCTAG GTGACCCACTGGGACGAGGAGCATTTGGCCAAGTGGTAGAGGCAGCTGCCTTTGGCATTGAGAAAGCCACCACGTGTACAACTGTTGCAGTAAAGATGCTTAAGG AGGGCGCCACATCGAGTGAGTATCGTGCCTTGATGTCAGAGCTGAAAATTCTCATCCACATTGGCCACCATCTCAACGTAGTCAACCTTCTGGGAGCTTGCACCAAGCCGGGGG GGCCGTTGATGGTGATTGTGGAGTACTGTAAGCACGGCAACCTTTCCAGCTTCTTGAAGAGCAAACGTGGAGAGTACAGCCCCTTCAAG AAGAAAAGGATGGGCGGTCAGGAGTGGGTGCCTATGGAAGAGGATGTGACTGAAGGGGATCTGGGTCTGGGAAACAGTGCTCACCTGGACATCTGCACAGGCACAGCTGTCTGCTCCAGAACCACAGACACGACTTCAATCGTCAACTTGGAAAACAGTGAag AAAGCTCAGACTATGACCACCTGACCATGGAAGACCTGATCAGCTACAGCTTTCAAGTGGCCAAGGGAATGGAGTTTCTGTCCTCTCGCAAG TGTATTCACAGAGACCTGGCAGCAAGAAACATTTTACTTTCAGAGAACAACGTGGTGAAGATCTGTGACTTTGGCTTGGCAAGAGATGTCTACAAAGACCCTGATTATGTCCGCAAGGGAGAT GCACGCCTCCCACTTAAGTGGATGGCTCCTGAGACCATCTTTGATCGGGTATACACCACACAGAGTGATGTTTGGTCCTTTGGGGTCCTCCTCTGGGAAATCTTCTCCCTGG GGGCTTCTCCCTACCCCGGTGTGTGTATTGACGAGCTGTTCTGCAGGAGGCTGAAGGAAGGCACCCGCATGAGAGCTCCAGACTACGCCACCACCGAGAT ataccaGACCATGTTGGACTGTTGGCTGGATCGTcccacagacaggccaacattCACCGAGCTGGTAGAACATCTGGGTAATCTTCTACAGGCCAGTGCTCAACAG GATGGGAAGGACTACATACCTCTGACAACAGATGAGATACAGATGTCCCCTGTGAACCCTGATCCCAGGAGCCCCTACACTGGGCCGTTGAGTGGGGATACATTGGAACCTCAGCTCCACTATGACAATGCACCGATCCTTGG
- the kdr gene encoding vascular endothelial growth factor receptor 2 isoform X4: MMAQAVSVIPLLGIILDLHCVAAIELRFMPDPPTLNVTGIQRINKSDNLELSCSGRQYLSWTTPSTSRRVSTSDCSGSGFFCTTLRLTNATANETGEYRCSYKDLEVEDGKTSAAAFVFVHDYKVPFVPSEKEYEVVFIREGERVIIPCRGSVENLNVTLHTKYPKKELYPDGKDCLWDARTGFTVPSHLISYAGVVFCQTHIDSQTFKSPLYIVAVVGYKIHDLTLTPTELRLSVGERLTLSCTANTELNVGIEFNWTHSSQALTSVSGLGAPHTVSHKRKLWNSLELSNMLIVENVTVNHAGEYTCTASSGQMEKSATAFLQVYEKPFIEVKEPWMKVLEVNVGDQTSEYLIPVKYYAYPEPTVKWYKNGQQIRKDDYRIKPRNDALIIRGVTDKDTGNYTVVLTNKITKEEQTRSFQLLVNVPPHIIEKEVAVDTDVYMYGSSPTLRCTAYGIPTPANIQWQWMPLEDCPEAFQVGLSKSSARIKECTKWRDISNSTGQNPVDPIRTETDQLQKKTGSSLKIRKAEVNALYRCLATNKAGQDSRIILFHVTRGLELSVFPSTEPIEADQVVLRCKADRLIYGNLAWFRVTNVSNPERSPSVQPCHSLSLLQQPLPQAMLSGLQGTNVTLELPLPNASRQDEGLYACRVENIKTREKTCLLHHLSLRALEAARILSNLTDQKVNVSTTTTLTCDVAGTPRPTVIWTKNNRTVVKDSGVILSSFNQTLTVKRVKKEDSGLYTCTACNGLGCDTSQAFLTTEGAEEKTNVELIVPIGSVVIAMFFWLLIVFVIRGRKRPSGGDLKTGYLSMILDSEDMPMDEQCERLTYDANKWEFPRDRLKLGDPLGRGAFGQVVEAAAFGIEKATTCTTVAVKMLKEGATSSEYRALMSELKILIHIGHHLNVVNLLGACTKPGGPLMVIVEYCKHGNLSSFLKSKRGEYSPFKKKRMGGQEWVPMEEDVTEGDLGLGNSAHLDICTGTAVCSRTTDTTSIVNLENSEESSDYDHLTMEDLISYSFQVAKGMEFLSSRKCIHRDLAARNILLSENNVVKICDFGLARDVYKDPDYVRKGDARLPLKWMAPETIFDRVYTTQSDVWSFGVLLWEIFSLGG; encoded by the exons ATGATGGCTCAGGCAGTCTCCGTCATCCCACTGCTGGGCATTATTCTGGATCTGCACTGCGTCGCTG CTATAGAACTGCGGTTCATGCCTGATCCCCCAACACTGAACGTCACTGGCATCCAAAGGATAAATAAATCTGATAACCTAGAGCTCAGCTGCAG TGGTCGCCAGTACCTGAGCTGGACCACTCCTTCCACAAGCAGACGAGTCTCCACAAGTGACTGCAGTGGATCAGGGTTCTTCTGCACAACGTTGCGGCTCACCAATGCGACTGCCAATGAGACCGGAGAGTATCGGTGTTCCTACAAAGACCTCGAGGTGGAGGATGGCAAAACGTCAGCAGCTGCTTTTGTGTTTGTCCACG ATTACAAGGTGCCATTTGTGCCGTCTGAGAAAGAATATGAAGTAGTTTTCATCCGTGAAGGAGAACGGGTGATCATACCGTGCCGCGGGTCGGTGGAGAACCTCAATGTGACACTCCATACT aAGTATCCCAAGAAGGAGCTGTACCCAGATGGGAAGGATTGTCTGTGGGATGCCAGGACGGGCTTCACTGTTCCCAGTCACCTGATCAGCTACGCCGGGGTGGTGTTCTGCCAGACTCATATAGACAGTCAGACCTTCAAGTCCCCGCTCTACATTGTTGCTGTCGTTG GATACAAGATCCATGACCTCACCCTGACCCCCACAGAATTGAGGCTGTCTGTGGGGGAGCGGTTGACACTCAGCTGCACCGCCAACACAGAGCTTAATGTGGGCATTGAATTCAACTGGACACACTCCAGTCAGGCCTTG ACTTCAGTGAGTGGTTTGGGGGCACCCCACACGGTATCCCACAAAAGGAAGCTGTGGAATTCTCTGGAACTGTCCAATATGCTTATAGTTGAGAATGTGACGGTGAACCACGCAGGAGAATACACCTGCACTGCATCCAGTGGTCAGATGGAGAAAAGTGCCACAGCTTTTCTGCAGGTGTATG AAAAGCCTTTCATTGAGGTAAAGGAGCCATGGATGAAGGTTTTGGAGGTAAATGTGGGTGACCAGACATCTGAGTACCTCATCCCTGTGAAGTACTATGCCTACCCTGAACCCACTGTTAAATG GTATAAGAATGGCCAGCAAATTCGTAAGGATGACTACAGGATCAAACCAAGAAATGACGCACTCATAATCCGTGGAGTCACTGACAAAGACACGGGGAATTACACCGTTGTTCTGACTAATAAGATCACTAAAGAGGAACAGACTCGCTCCTTCCAGCTATTGGTCAATG TGCCTCCCCATATCATTGAGAAGGAGGTGGCTGTGGACACTGATGTATACATGTATGGTAGCAGCCCCACCCTCAGGTGCACTGCCTATGGAATCCCCACGCCAGCAAACATCCAGTGGCAGTGGATGCCCTTAGAGGACTGCCCAGAGGCCTTCCA GGTTGGTTTGTCAAAGTCTAGCGCCAGGATCAAGGAGTGCACTAAATGGAGAGACATCAGCAATAGCACCGGTCAAAACCCTGTTGACCCAATCAGAACTGAAACTGATCAACTGCAAAAG AAAACTGGTAGTTCTTTGAAGATTCGTAAGGCTGAGGTTAACGCCCTCTATCGATGCCTGGCTACCAACAAAGCAGGGCAGGATTCACGCATCATCCTTTTCCATGTGACAC GTGGCCTTGAGCTAAGTGTGTTCCCATCCACTGAACCCATAGAGGCTGACCAGGTGGTCCTGAGGTGTAAGGCTGACAGGTTGATCTATGGGAACTTGGCATGGTTCCGTGTCACCAACGTCTCTAATCCTGAGCGCAGCCCCTCTGTGCAGCCCTGTCATTCCCTGTCATTGCTCCAGCAGCCCCTCCCCCAGGCCATGCTCTCCGGCCTGCAGGGCACCAACGTGACCCTGGAGCTGCCACTTCCAAATGCATCCCGTCAGGATGAGGGTCTTTATGCCTGTCGGGTGGAAAACATCAAAACCAGAGAGAAGACATGCCTGCTGCACCACCTCTCTCTCAGAG CTCTTGAAGCTGCACGGATCCTGAGTAATCTAACTGACCAAAAAGTGAATGTGAGTACTACGACCACACTAACATGTGATGTCGCTGGTACTCCAAGACCAACTGTGATCTGGACCAAAAACAACCGCACGGTGGTGAAGGACTCAG GAGTGATTCTGAGCAGTTTCAACCAAACTTTGACTGTTAAGCGTGTGAAGAAAGAGGACAGTGGTCTCTACACCTGCACTGCATGTAACGGGCTTGGCTGTGACACCTCACAGGCCTTCTTGACTACTGAAG GTGCAGAGGAAAAGACCAATGTGGAGCTGATTGTTCCTATTGGGTCAGTGGTCATTGCCATGTTTTTCTGGCTGCTCATCGTCTTTGTCATCCGTGGAAGAAAGAGA cCAAGTGGTGGGGATCTGAAGACAGGCTACTTGTCCATGATCCTGGACTCAGAAGACATGCCCATGGATGAGCAGTGTGAGAGGCTCACATATGACGCTAACAAGTGGGAGTTCCCACGGGACAGGCTGAAGCTAG GTGACCCACTGGGACGAGGAGCATTTGGCCAAGTGGTAGAGGCAGCTGCCTTTGGCATTGAGAAAGCCACCACGTGTACAACTGTTGCAGTAAAGATGCTTAAGG AGGGCGCCACATCGAGTGAGTATCGTGCCTTGATGTCAGAGCTGAAAATTCTCATCCACATTGGCCACCATCTCAACGTAGTCAACCTTCTGGGAGCTTGCACCAAGCCGGGGG GGCCGTTGATGGTGATTGTGGAGTACTGTAAGCACGGCAACCTTTCCAGCTTCTTGAAGAGCAAACGTGGAGAGTACAGCCCCTTCAAG AAGAAAAGGATGGGCGGTCAGGAGTGGGTGCCTATGGAAGAGGATGTGACTGAAGGGGATCTGGGTCTGGGAAACAGTGCTCACCTGGACATCTGCACAGGCACAGCTGTCTGCTCCAGAACCACAGACACGACTTCAATCGTCAACTTGGAAAACAGTGAag AAAGCTCAGACTATGACCACCTGACCATGGAAGACCTGATCAGCTACAGCTTTCAAGTGGCCAAGGGAATGGAGTTTCTGTCCTCTCGCAAG TGTATTCACAGAGACCTGGCAGCAAGAAACATTTTACTTTCAGAGAACAACGTGGTGAAGATCTGTGACTTTGGCTTGGCAAGAGATGTCTACAAAGACCCTGATTATGTCCGCAAGGGAGAT GCACGCCTCCCACTTAAGTGGATGGCTCCTGAGACCATCTTTGATCGGGTATACACCACACAGAGTGATGTTTGGTCCTTTGGGGTCCTCCTCTGGGAAATCTTCTCCCTGG GAGGCTGA